From Novipirellula artificiosorum, a single genomic window includes:
- a CDS encoding glycoside hydrolase family 71/99 protein, with product MPSTASRPAAAWIQHPGLRHGEPSGQGAVKNGKAPLILAHYMPWYLAKPSSDRWGWHWTMNHFDPEKKTDGRREIASKFHPLIGPYDSGDIDVLEYHLLTIELAGIDGVIVDWYGRTDFRDYALLNRNTYRLLQQCERLKMKFVIRYEDQTIPALVEGNRIKASQRSAHATREINWLGKYWFKSPSYVRIDDKPVMLSFGHAGLTNEEWSDCLNFVGRSASTPASWMPSPIRSPEVTWGMLELL from the coding sequence TCAAGGCGCCGTCAAGAACGGCAAGGCCCCATTGATCCTCGCCCACTACATGCCGTGGTACCTCGCAAAGCCTTCGAGCGACCGCTGGGGATGGCACTGGACCATGAACCACTTTGATCCAGAAAAGAAGACCGATGGACGACGCGAAATCGCATCCAAATTCCATCCGTTGATCGGGCCTTATGATTCCGGCGACATTGACGTGTTGGAATATCACTTGCTGACGATAGAATTGGCCGGGATCGACGGCGTGATCGTTGACTGGTACGGGCGAACGGATTTTCGCGATTATGCCCTTTTGAATCGCAATACCTATCGGTTGCTGCAGCAATGCGAACGATTGAAAATGAAATTCGTCATTCGCTACGAAGACCAGACGATTCCTGCATTGGTTGAAGGCAATCGAATCAAAGCGAGCCAACGCAGTGCGCATGCGACCCGCGAGATCAACTGGCTCGGCAAATACTGGTTCAAGTCACCCAGTTACGTTCGGATCGACGACAAGCCCGTCATGCTTTCGTTTGGTCACGCCGGTTTGACCAACGAAGAATGGAGCGATTGCTTGAACTTCGTCGGTCGAAGCGCTTCGACACCGGCAAGCTGGATGCCGTCGCCGATACGATCGCCCGAGGTCACGTGGGGGATGCTCGAGTTGCTTTGA